From a single Peromyscus maniculatus bairdii isolate BWxNUB_F1_BW_parent chromosome 4, HU_Pman_BW_mat_3.1, whole genome shotgun sequence genomic region:
- the LOC143272659 gene encoding uncharacterized protein LOC143272659, whose product MAEAKKSTLSEGRAVSDSSTSAKVRGAGLGRDHREGGSQGRRSSASGSLEKSRESLPGGRWARPPPLQGPRRAGGPLPPGPARRPGRGRGAPRRDSGARGWTLPTSAAPRLSPNLGFDGATGSGSPGQALAARLVLLTHPPPGSGHHQPELRAPPTDTGCGKSSLGSGSRLARRTPYRSHPPALFTQAPSEPQTCPPVRPRVFTGTRGGDDSSVPPLRWQPVPSPDYSD is encoded by the exons ATGGCGGAAGCAAAG AAAAGTACGCTCTCGGAAGGAAGGGCAGTGAGTGACAGCTCCACGTCTGCAAAAGTCCGCGGCGCCGGCCTGGGCCGGGACCACCGTGA GGGAGGCAGCCAAGGGAGAAGGTCCTCCGCGAGTGGGAGCTTGGAAAAGTCTCGAGAGAGCTTGCCAGGTGGCAGGTGGGCCCGGCCGCCGCCCCTCCAAGGGCCACGTCGCGCGGgcgggccgctgccaccgggccccgCGCGTAGGCCGGGCCGCGGGAGAGGAGCCCCCCGGCGCGACAGCGGGGCGCGGGGCTGGACCCTGCCCACGTCCGCCGCGCCTCGGCTCTCTCCCAACTTGGGGTTCGATGGGGCCACCGGCTCGGGGAGCCCAGGCCAGGCACTAGCAGCTCGCCTCGTCCTGCTGACCCACCCGCCGCCCGGCTCGGGCCACCACCAGCCGGAGCTCCGGGCGCCCCCCACGGACACCGGCTGCGGGAAGAGCAGCCTCGGCTCTGGGTCCCGACTCGCGCGCCGCACTCCTTACCGCTCGCATCCCCCAGCCCTTTTTACCCAAGCTCCCTCCGAACCACAGACCTGCCCCCCAGTCCGCCCGCGGGTGTTTACCGGGACTCGGGGCGGCGACGACTCCTCAGTCCCTCCACTAAGATGGCAGCCGGTCCCGAGCCCCGACTACAGCGACTAG